Part of the Helicobacter bilis genome is shown below.
TTGGAATCTAAATTTTAAACTACAACCTATCTATATATCGGAAATTTTATTTAAAGTCTAGAATCTTAACAAATTAGAAACTCGAAAAATTAGAATCCTAAATGCAGTCAAGCAGGGTTGCATAGGTTCTAAAGTTTATTGCATGTTGGTCATTTCAACCTTATAGAATCTAAATTCCTACCCAAAAATCTAACCGACATTTTTTTCATTGTCAAGTCGCTTTATTTACTCTAAGTTGAAATAAAAAAAGATGGGCTTGGCAAAATGTCTGCTCATTTTAATTGTAATTTATTTGCCCCCAAATTCCCAAAAAACCGATATTTTCTCTAGTTGTATAAGTTTATAAGAGTTAGCTAGAAAAAATTTTTAAAAATTATATGCTTATGTGTAATATTGTAACTTATATAATGATGGGTTAGCATAAGTGGGTAAGCATGAGTTTTTATAAGGGCAAAAATTCCCCTTGTGTGTTGTGTTCTTAGTGATTGCAATGCGTAAATATGCTTTATAATCTAGCTCAAATAAAGCTTTATTTAAAACTTAAGAATAGCTTAAAATTTCATTGTTGGAATTGTAATTCTATCCAAAGTCCGCAAAATAGGGCATAAAATGTATATGTGTGTCAAAATTTGTGTCATCAGTGTATTTTTTTGTGTCGTTTTATCTAAGATGAAAATATATGAGATAACAAAAGATTATGGGGGCAAAGAATAGTTTTGCTGTCATAATCTTTAGCACTTAAAATAAGGTTACTTCATTTGGCTCTTGTGTTAATGCAAGTTGTGCTAGTGTTAATCATACTATAAGGGCTGTATGCGTGATCTAGGGCTTTTGTTGTATTTCTTTGTTTTCTCTAATTTTATATCTCATTAAAACTAGGCTAAACTAGCTAGTTTTTGCTTTTTTGATGGGAATTACACTCAAACTTGCAATCCCACTTGCATTTTCTGCAATTTTGTTAAATTCTCGCTTCGTTTGCTTCATTTCATAGTATTTTTGTCAAATAAACATGCAAAACAATCTTTTTTATAAGATCTCTCACACATATTGCTATACAATAAACATGTAAAATATAAAAATCTCATAAAATGTGGCGTGGAAAAGAGTTATGGTATAAATAATAAATGGATTCCCATGACTTGCTTCGCAAGTCTGCTAATGATAATAGAATCTATATTTCTTATTTAAGAGCACAATTAAGTAAATAAGCCATAAAATTAATATTGAGACAAATTTATGCATAAACAATAAATGTTGTTTCAAAGTCCATGCATTAATTAAGGATAATAAAACATTCATTCGTTTTTAAAATCTACATTATCATGCTAGAATCTTATAAAAATTACTAGATAAAGGGTAAAAATGGCGATTGATCCAAATAAACAAAAAGCACTTGAAAATGCGATGAAGCAAGTGGATAAGGCATTTGGCAAAGGTGTGCTTATACGACTTGGAGACAAGCAGGTAGAAAAGATAGATTCTATATCGACAGGCTCGTTAGGGCTTGATTTAGCACTAGGAATTGGTGGTATCCCAAAGGGTAGAATCATTGAGATTTATGGACCAGAGTCAAGCGGTAAAACGACATTATCTCTGCAAGTTATCGCAGAGTGTCAAAGAAATGGCGGTGTATGTGCGTTTATTGACGCTGAACATGCCCTTGATGTGTATTATGCAAAAAATCTTGGCGTTGATACAGAGAATCTTTTAGTCAGTCAGCCAGATAATGGTGAGCAAGCCTTAAGCATTTTAGAGACGATTGCGTGTAGTGGCGGGGTTGATTTGATTGTTGTGGATTCTGTTGCAGCTTTGACGCCGAAAGCAGAGATTGATGGCGATATGGGCGATCAGCATGTGGGCTTACAAGCAAGGCTTATGAGCCATGCTTTGCGTAAGATTACAGGTGTGTTATCAAGGATGAATACCACCGTGATTTTTATCAATCAGATTCGCATGAAAATCGGCGTTATGGGCTATGGTAGCCCAGAGACTACAACAGGTGGTAATGCGTTGAAATTCTATGCGAGTGTGCGTGTGGATATAAGAAAAGTGGCTACACTCAAGCAAAGCGATAGTATTATCGGCAATCGTGCGAAGGCAAAAGTGGTGAAAAATAAGGTTGCTCCACCATTTAGAGAAGCGGAATTTGACATTATGTTTGGCGAGGGTATCAGCAAAGAGGGCGAGATTATTGACTATGGGGTAAAGCTTGATATTATCGATAAAAGCGGTGCGTGGCTATCTTATGGCGATAAAAAAATCGGACAGGGCAGAGAAAATGCAAAAGCCTTTTTAAAAGAAAATGTTGATATAGCAAATGAAATTGCTGCGAAAATAAAGGAGCAAATTGGCACAAGTGATGAGATTATGCCCCTGCCAGATGAATTAGAGGGGAGTGAGTAGAGATTATGTGAGTTGGGTGCAAGATTCTAGAATTTGGGATTTTATGAATTAAAATTGTATTTTTTACACTTCTTTGTATAATATATCTGCACCCAAAAAACTATAACCCCAAGTAAGATCTTTTTTGTACATTTGTTATCAATCATTATAAACAATTGTGCTTATAGGGATATGCAATGCAAAATACGATAGAAATGTATCAAAACAGACTGATAAAAAATTTTAAAATAACATATAAACGCTATCTTTTTAAACACATTGATTTTAGTCATGATCTTATTGGCATTATTGGAGCTAGGATGATCGGTAAGACAACCATGCTTATTCAACGACCTTTAGAGTTACAACACAGTAGTAGCGAAGATCTTTTTAAGCCTTGAGATATCCACGCCCCTAAATATCAATTAATAGAGTGAGTTTGCCCTTTATTTTGCTGAAAATGGTATTGAAGTTTCAGCTCTATCGCTTGACAATATACTACACAATCATGCATAAACCTTCTCAAACCTTATCTGTGAGATTGAATGATTTTAGAATATTTACAAGCGAGCTATTCCATTTTATTTTGGTAAAAAGTCATTGCATATGGAAAGTTTGCTTAATCTTTAAATCTTAGTATCGAAATAGATTAAATGCTTGTTTAGTGATGTTGATGTTAATCCTAGTGCCAACTTAGGCGAAAGTCTCCTTATTAGACGCAATGAAAAGCTATATAAAGTAATGAAGTCTATAGCTGAACTTGACTTAAATTGTAGCGATAACATCATTGATGCTTTTGGCGATGCGTATGAATATCTTATGCGTATGTATGCAGGCAGTGCGGGTAAAAGTGATGGCGAGTTTTTTTACCATGCAAGAGGTAAGATTTCTACTGCACCAAAACCCAAGTTGAAATGTTTTTTAGGTGGTCAAGACTTCGCATTATGACTTTTTAAAATCCTTTGAGACATCTTTATCCGTATTTACAGCATTATTTTTGAAACACCCCTGCTAAATACTGTCGCTTGCGATAAACCCCATTTTCTCATGGTTTCAAAATTTAAGCTTACTTATTAAACCACAAGAGCTACTGCCCCTTTGAAATCAAGGAGACTTGCAAGGGCTGTATCCCTTAAGCCATAATCGCACATGCATTGTCCTGATAACTTATAGGGTTTTATGATATTAATAGGATATTGTTTTTTACAAATATTATCACTCTCTCAATTTCCAGCTTTTAATGAAAGTATTTTCTCATTTTTTTGTAAAACCTTGATAAATATGATCAAACATAGCAATTAATTTTGCATTGAATTGCTTTTAAGCCATTCTACAATTTCTTCATAAAGTGTAATCTCAAAAAAAATCATTATGTAAAATCTTTGCGGGTCCGGTTGTTTTACGGATATATTCAAAATCTCATAGTTCTCTCTTGATATTTTTGTTTTTGTTGTTCTTCGCTTGTTTAATTGCTGTTGAGGGTATATCTTGAATTTGTGTATTATTCTTTATGTCAAATTTAGGATAATAGTCTAGCAAATCTATATCGTTTAAAGAATTTTTTAGCTTGTGTATCCTCAAAGAGCGCAGAAAAAACCATAATTGCCATCACTATTTCCATCTCCCCTTGTTCTTACTTCATTGTGTTGATGCTTTAAAACTTTGAAGTGATTAGTGAATTTTTGGTTCTTTTAAAGAGGTTAAAATCTAATTGATTTTAGCAATGTTATTGTTGGTTATTTACCTTTATCCATAAAACATTCATTAGCTAAAGTATACACCAATCACCCTTTATCTTCATTAAGTCTTGTTCCAATAGCTCTTACATAGGCAGAATTATGACTGTTATATGTTGAACCAAAAGTTTGCTCATTACCTTTTTCACATTCTCCTGTTTTCTTAATTATCTCGAATGTTTCCATATAATGTGGTGCAAAAAAGCATAACTTGCATCAACACACTCCCGCATAATCCATTTTTTAATTAAATCAATTTAGCGTTTTGTGTATCATTAACCATTGATACTTTATTCCTTATCTTTACTAAAACCCATATATATATATATATATATATATCATAAAACTATCAAAACACTTCATCTTATGCATGGCGTAATTGCAATATAACAAAAACAAACCGTGATAATATAAGTGTGACACCATACCAGTAGCAGATATTTTTTTACAAAGCCACATAACAACATGCAGTAACTTCTATCGCATCTATAATGCATAAGCCAAGAAATACGACAATTGGAATAAAAAAATAAAGATAAGTATAAAAGTTCTAGCATAGAAAAACCCCTATTATTTCCTCACTTAAAATACTATTTACAGATTTTACAGCAACAAAAGATAAGACAAAAAGTTGTGAAAATAGTCACCAATGAGTGTCCTGCGACATTTATCTTTGCGTTAAAGTCCTTATGGTTTCTTCATAAAAATAGCATATCAAAGTATTGTTGTACTGCTTTATCCACATCGTCATTATTTGTGTCCATATGTAACCATTCATTAAATCTTTGATTTACCCTAGTTTAAATTCTGTGCCTCTTATAGCTAAAGTAAATTGTTTAGATTCTTTGTTTTGAAATAAAGTGACAAAGAATTCAAAACCATTCTATGTCCTTATATGTCTATTATGGCCCTATATGTTTTTTTGTGAACGACACAAGTTTGGCGTGAAACATAAGAAACAAATAGCAGTATGCAAAATCCATGCAAATAGACAATACAAAAAAGCTTTATATTTTTATGCAAGTGCCATGTGTCCTATTCATGAAGGTGGCAAAGATTTAAACCTTGAAGGTGAAACACATAAATATGTCTCTTAAAATGTAGCATATGGACTGCATCTAATCTTTTATGATAAGAGCTTAGTTGAGGTAAATGTCTTGTTGTTATGCAGATTAGACTAAAGATTGGCCTTACTTTAAACATTGTCAAGTGGGAAATATCAACACAGAGAGTCCCAACAAAGCAAAAAAAAGTAGTAAGCAACAAATAAAATCAATATCAACAGACAGCAAAGGTTTTTCTTGTGCTTAAAGATAATAAGAGCAAGATTGCAAGGGATCTAAAAGTATTTTTGGCTTAATTATAGTGTCTTTTAGGAAGATAACACTAAAGATATGAAAAGGTCTTCAGTGTATTTGCAACTCCGTAGGTTCAAAAGCCTATAAGGACAGAGAAACAAGATTTTTTTAGAAAATCACAACAAAAAAAAGACTAAAAAATTGCAAAGTATGGCGTACGATGAATTTTCATATTCATCCCCCCCCCCCCTTGCATTAAAAATGGTATTACAAAAGAACAACGCATAGAAGCAACACAAAATATACACAAAATATTTCCAAATGCTATATACAAAGAAACACAAAAAGCCAGTCCATGCAAAAGATTATGTTAAGTCTTATAGCGTGCATCTTGGTAATTTTAGGGATTCAAATGCGGCAATAAGCATAGAAGAAAGAAGGGCAAAGAATAATGTATCTTATTTTTTAAAGCTTGAAAGTTTGCAACCAAACAACTAAGCACAAGTGCCGTTGCATGTAAGCTGTCTAGTTTAAATTTTGCATGGGATATACTAAGCAGAACGACAAACACTTCCGAATGCAAAACCTAGACGAAATTATACCACAAAAAAAAGGATTTAACATGATAGACACAAAAAATCTCACTCTAAAGAAATTCCAAGAGAATTTTGATTTTCAGAATCTTAGTTTTTTATAGAAGCTAAGATGAAAGATAGCTAAATTATAAAGACGCCTTAGATAGCTTTGTAAAGTATATGCCAAAATATGTTTTAATAGAGCTATGCCTTTACAGACGACCAAAAAGCTTTAGCTTATAGCGATTTTATGGCTAAAACATTTTTAGGCGTATTTCAAAGTGCAGTCCAAACTGCATTAACCATAGACCAAAACGAAGTGGCTACAAGAGACGCACAAAATCAAAGTGCTTTAGGCATACTAGGTAAGAAAAAAGAAGTAGCAATGCTATCCAATCAAGTGAAAGAAAGCTTTTTTAAGATACAAGCAAGTAAAATGCAAACAGCACAACTTCAAGCCCAAGCCCTGCAAGATAAAATCAAGGCAGAAGTATTACATAAAAGTGCCAATGATAACGCACAGATAAACAAAGCTAATTGTATGGTAAGTTATCAAAATGTATTATCAAATGCAAATAAACCAGACTTACTCAAAAGCTATGATATGCAGCAAACTACGGTGAATGCACTCAAAGCAATAGGTGAAGCTCCAATCAGTGATTACACAGATGAGTGGAAAAAGGTGCAAATACCTGACTACAATACAGACTTTGATACTACTATACTAGAGATATATGCCACTAAAAGCGTGATAGCTATTGATGAAGTGATAGGATTTCATATTGTTACTTCTATTGAGTTAGTAGAAGTTGAATGGGATTTTGGTGATGGTGAAGTGAGTAGTCAAGGTGTAATCTGAACCACATGCATACGGATCACATTGCAAAACCCATATTCACAACACTTTAACTGTTTTTATAAAATTATAAACAACCTACAAACCTTTCCATAAAGTTGTATCTAAGTAAATCGCATTACTTGAAAAATACCACCTTTTTAACTCTAAACACTAAGCAAAAAAGCCTTTTTTACTTTTTGTGTATCCTTTTTCATTACTACATAAAATTACAAGTAAAATAACACATATTCCAAAGATTTAACCCTTTAAAATACCCTTACATTATAACTTAAAATCTAATCCTTTTTTATATGATTTTTATCTAGTGATTATATATTACATTTTCACTTTACAAAGTGTTACAAACTAAGCAATACAAAATTACAAATTAATTAATACTTTGATACAAATTAAAATTACACACAATACAAAATAATTAAAGACTAGATACAAACTTAATAAAACATACAATACAAACATTACTAACAAACAAAAGATTAAAAGATACATTAAAAACATAAAAAGTAACATGTAAAGCAAGTATTGCATGCATATATACTTTAAATGCTTTAAAGGCTTTTATGTATTGGTGTGTTTTTTATGTGTGATTAAGTGTTTTTTGGGTGTTGAGAAGCTAAAGTTTAATATCACACATTCAAAAAATCATCTAAGATCTTAGCATGTAAAACTGCTTCAAATTCAATAATTTCATATTCAGCAACCTTGTTGATACAAAATGGATCATTTTTAGCAAATGCGAGTGCAGAATCTTTGCTCGCAAATCTACCTATAATCAACCCACCATCTTTTGGATTGCGAGGACCTGAAGCAAGAAGCATATTAGAATCATAGCCTAACTTTAAATATGCTCTATGCTCTGCTAAAAATTTTTCTACCTCACTAAAAGGCTTTGTATAATTTACTTTACAAACAAATAATGTATTCATTGATTTCCTTTCTGTAAAATTATATATCGCAATTATAAAGCATTTAAGATTCTAAAATCACCCAATTAATATCACACAAAAGCATGAAACCTAGATTCTATAATTCTTTAGAACTCGTTTAAAATCTTTTACCCTCATGCCAAACAATCCCTTACTCCACATCAATAAGCGAAAAAACATGTGTTCTAGATTCTATCTCTTTTCTTTCTTTGTTCTCTGCAAATTCAAGTAGATTTACAAGGCAGCATAGCTCAATACATTTTGCTTCAAGTTTTGAGATAAGTTTTAATGCCGCACAAGCTGTGCCGCCTGTTGCCATTAAGTCATCAACAAGAATGACATTAACACCTTTTAAGCCTGAAAAGGCATCTTCTTTTATCTCCATAGAATCTTTTCCATATTCAAGTGAATAGCTTTGTGAAAGCACTTTGCCGGGTAATTTACCCTTTTTTCTAATCGGCACAAATCCAGCATTCAATGCAAAAGCTAGAGCAGAGGCTATCATAAAACCCCTTGCTTCAATGCCGATGACATACTCCACTTTATAGGCTTGGTATCTGTGTGCTAACATTTGTATATATTCATTAAAAAGCTTTCCATTGTGCAAAAATGTCGTAATGTCTTTAAATAAGATTCCCTTCTTTGGAAAGTCTGGCACATCTGTGATTGCTTGCTCGATTTCTTCACGCAATGTGGGCTTGTGTTTTGCCATTTTTACTTCAGTTTGGTTTGTAGAATCTTCTAGCATTAAGTCTTCTTCGCTAAAAGCATTAATGGGCTTTTCAATCTCATTGGTCTTTTTTCTTACCATACTTAATCCCTTTGTAAAATTTAGTCTAAAAAACATTGCACTATCCTTACATATAGATTATAAGAGTGCTTCTATCTTTTGCTCTAAATCTTTAATTCGACTTTTATAGTTGTCCGTTTCTATGCGATATTGTGAATTTCTTTGCTTGAGTGTTTTAACTTCACTTTTCAAAGAGTTAAGCTCTTTTGTCAATATGTCAATATTACCTAATGCCCTTTGGAGTGAAAGCTGATGCTTTTGTATTAAAACCTCTGTTTCCACAAGAGTATATTTCATGTGTGAAGATTCTTTTCTCTCTTTTTGAGCTATGCTTTTATAGTAAAAAGCCGCTACAACCATGAATAAAACAAAGAGAATAAAAATAGTCAGTCCAAACCAAGCAACTACATCACCCATATTAATCCTTTGTATTTGTGAGTTTTTCCACTCTTATTGCGTGTCTACCGCCCTCAAAAGTCTCGTTTAAAAACACTTCTATAACAGCTTCAGCAACACCTGCTCCAATCACCCTCTCCCCCAAACATAGCACATTTGCGTTATTATGCTTTCTTGCGACAGCAGCCATATAGGGATCAAAACATAGGGCAGCACGGATAGCTCTATGCCTATTAGCAGCAATACTCATTCCAATTCCACTACCACAAATGAGTATCCCGCGACTATTTTCAATATCTTTTAGCATTTCTTGGCACACAGCCTCTGCCATATCGGGATAATCCACACTATCACTGACATGCACGCCTAAGTCC
Proteins encoded:
- the recA gene encoding recombinase RecA encodes the protein MAIDPNKQKALENAMKQVDKAFGKGVLIRLGDKQVEKIDSISTGSLGLDLALGIGGIPKGRIIEIYGPESSGKTTLSLQVIAECQRNGGVCAFIDAEHALDVYYAKNLGVDTENLLVSQPDNGEQALSILETIACSGGVDLIVVDSVAALTPKAEIDGDMGDQHVGLQARLMSHALRKITGVLSRMNTTVIFINQIRMKIGVMGYGSPETTTGGNALKFYASVRVDIRKVATLKQSDSIIGNRAKAKVVKNKVAPPFREAEFDIMFGEGISKEGEIIDYGVKLDIIDKSGAWLSYGDKKIGQGRENAKAFLKENVDIANEIAAKIKEQIGTSDEIMPLPDELEGSE
- a CDS encoding N-6 DNA methylase — protein: MFSDVDVNPSANLGESLLIRRNEKLYKVMKSIAELDLNCSDNIIDAFGDAYEYLMRMYAGSAGKSDGEFFYHARGKISTAPKPKLKCFLGGQDFAL
- a CDS encoding YciI family protein → MNTLFVCKVNYTKPFSEVEKFLAEHRAYLKLGYDSNMLLASGPRNPKDGGLIIGRFASKDSALAFAKNDPFCINKVAEYEIIEFEAVLHAKILDDFLNV
- the apt gene encoding adenine phosphoribosyltransferase yields the protein MAKHKPTLREEIEQAITDVPDFPKKGILFKDITTFLHNGKLFNEYIQMLAHRYQAYKVEYVIGIEARGFMIASALAFALNAGFVPIRKKGKLPGKVLSQSYSLEYGKDSMEIKEDAFSGLKGVNVILVDDLMATGGTACAALKLISKLEAKCIELCCLVNLLEFAENKERKEIESRTHVFSLIDVE
- the rpiB gene encoding ribose 5-phosphate isomerase B, with amino-acid sequence MLFIASDHAGIKIKQVATKYCKEHNIAFKDLGVHVSDSVDYPDMAEAVCQEMLKDIENSRGILICGSGIGMSIAANRHRAIRAALCFDPYMAAVARKHNNANVLCLGERVIGAGVAEAVIEVFLNETFEGGRHAIRVEKLTNTKD